From one Prochlorococcus marinus CUG1433 genomic stretch:
- a CDS encoding UvrD-helicase domain-containing protein, which yields MDINQIKLDNKFKLVEASAGTGKSFTLAHLVLRNVLEKKIKPDEILLLSFTKNTCSELRDKILLRFKDLKLYLQNQNESKVDNALKDWHQTFKDKEISNEKIISEIDNFVNEIYKLQVTTFHAFCNNIIEEYSIEIGVTQDPYIENNIDNLYKDVIDNLWIDDFLNLNPEIISAINNKKISSRFGSRINKSFFVEILKNIDQENICKFQIHNKYKIIDLNNYFNEFFYLNWNEFCVEWNKNGKELFLQLIELGKLIKESGGKSQIYASKPRNDKFDQIICWIEEINKRLNSKNVIDFIYDISKDDLLYKYFYNENISKEINKHNLKLDFSKFNLLQDKIYTIKEGFYTEFVRIFTQLAYIKLIKLKKSFSIFNFNDLIKTVENRFLDSEISNSITLSKIQKRFKCVLVDEFQDTDNTQWNLIKKFFNTKNHFLLCVGDPKQAIYKFRGGDIETYLDARSNAMEVYSLTDNYRSSKKIIDVLNKLYKNGLKQSKLNYMKLTSRINENINSSFNVKDVFEIVEFSKKDIDIEDLVTHYMVNFILNNKKIDINKIAILTLNNSQCLDLKKKLNQFNLPCKIQNKQNIFDTEASSLLFLFIECLLNPRVLKNITLLASSKFIEMELEELFNDRISDNLEVLINKCINWSQELREKGFLNIVNELLLNYKSSSIVQDLDLNSNLFQLSEIVEIELMNNDFNLNKVFNWYKNQLDHILRNCTGEDFLTKDYNLQNGINLSTIHSSKGLEFEMVLCPYLSNISNKSNKIKGPLWKSNFDRNIYINISNNYTKVKKLKLIEEEDLFKESERLIYVALTRSKYKLIVFNDLEDTNNILNNDLLNNLENISIYKSTLEVSIEKDKIKEIFSKFQTNRLNNNLWKIDNANKKISKEFNSDQFFSYSSYSSWIRKDKSIDATINQYKDYEDNNISIIKESNLRKLKNYPNYFSYPNPLSEFPKGTIAGTCLHKIIERFEFRNDNNQELIDLIIEELNFHQIDTSFAFKVKDAILRIINISLGSELQNKKLVDIPNEHIIKELKYDLTLSYEGKNINSNDISKCFFLDQEHEFGEEYANKINDLQINNKGFHSGCIDCIFPVGNKLEDSKWWVIDWKSNLISGSDNSDCLPRNYNYENMRNVMIKHHYPLQSHLYLLALHRLLKWRLKNYQPHKHLGGYIYLFLKGLPDFELFEKSKSKDISPGIFIGKAPLKRINYLDNLF from the coding sequence ATGGATATTAATCAAATTAAATTAGATAATAAATTTAAATTAGTGGAAGCAAGTGCAGGAACTGGTAAAAGTTTCACTTTGGCTCACCTAGTTCTAAGAAATGTTTTGGAGAAAAAAATTAAACCAGATGAGATTCTCTTATTGAGTTTTACAAAAAATACATGTTCTGAATTACGAGATAAAATACTTTTGAGATTTAAGGATTTAAAATTATATTTGCAAAATCAAAATGAAAGTAAAGTTGATAATGCCCTTAAGGATTGGCATCAAACATTTAAGGATAAGGAAATATCTAATGAAAAAATTATATCCGAAATTGATAATTTTGTTAATGAAATTTATAAGTTACAAGTAACTACATTCCATGCCTTTTGCAATAATATAATTGAAGAATATAGTATTGAAATAGGTGTAACTCAAGATCCGTATATTGAGAATAATATAGATAATTTATATAAAGATGTAATTGATAATTTGTGGATTGACGATTTTCTAAATCTAAATCCTGAGATTATTTCAGCAATCAATAATAAAAAAATAAGTTCTAGATTTGGAAGTAGGATCAATAAGTCATTTTTTGTAGAAATTTTAAAAAATATAGATCAAGAAAATATCTGTAAATTTCAAATACATAATAAATATAAGATTATTGATTTAAATAATTATTTTAATGAATTTTTTTATTTAAATTGGAACGAGTTTTGTGTTGAATGGAATAAGAATGGTAAGGAATTATTTTTACAACTAATAGAGTTGGGAAAATTAATTAAAGAGAGTGGTGGTAAAAGTCAAATATATGCATCAAAACCAAGAAATGATAAGTTTGATCAAATAATTTGTTGGATTGAAGAGATTAACAAAAGACTTAATTCGAAAAATGTGATTGATTTTATATATGATATTTCTAAAGATGATCTCTTGTATAAATATTTTTATAATGAAAATATATCTAAAGAAATTAATAAACATAATCTAAAATTAGATTTCTCTAAATTTAATTTATTACAGGATAAAATTTATACAATAAAAGAAGGTTTCTATACTGAATTTGTAAGAATATTTACCCAATTAGCTTACATAAAATTAATTAAATTAAAGAAAAGTTTTTCTATATTCAATTTCAATGATCTTATAAAGACGGTAGAAAATAGATTTCTAGATTCAGAAATTAGTAATAGTATTACTCTATCTAAAATTCAAAAAAGGTTTAAATGTGTCCTAGTAGATGAGTTTCAAGATACAGATAATACTCAGTGGAATTTAATAAAAAAGTTCTTTAATACAAAAAATCATTTTTTACTTTGTGTAGGTGATCCAAAACAAGCAATCTATAAATTTAGAGGTGGAGATATAGAAACTTACTTAGATGCAAGATCTAATGCTATGGAAGTTTATAGTCTTACAGATAACTATAGATCTTCAAAAAAAATAATCGATGTTCTTAATAAACTTTATAAGAATGGACTTAAACAATCAAAATTAAACTATATGAAATTAACCTCTAGAATAAATGAAAATATTAATTCTTCATTTAATGTTAAGGATGTATTTGAAATTGTAGAATTTTCAAAAAAAGATATTGATATAGAAGATCTTGTAACTCATTACATGGTTAACTTTATTTTAAATAATAAAAAAATTGATATTAATAAAATTGCGATTCTTACATTAAATAATTCGCAATGCTTAGATTTAAAAAAAAAATTAAATCAGTTTAATCTCCCATGCAAAATTCAAAATAAACAAAATATTTTTGACACTGAAGCAAGTTCTCTACTATTTTTGTTCATCGAATGTTTATTAAATCCGAGGGTTTTAAAAAATATAACTTTGCTTGCTTCTTCAAAGTTTATAGAGATGGAATTAGAAGAATTATTTAATGATCGAATTAGTGATAATTTAGAAGTTTTAATTAATAAATGTATTAATTGGTCTCAGGAACTAAGAGAAAAAGGTTTTTTAAATATAGTTAATGAACTCCTTTTAAATTATAAGTCATCCTCGATTGTTCAAGATTTAGATTTAAATTCAAATTTATTTCAACTTTCAGAAATTGTTGAAATAGAATTAATGAATAATGATTTTAATCTAAATAAAGTTTTCAACTGGTATAAAAATCAGTTAGATCATATTTTAAGAAATTGTACTGGAGAAGATTTTTTAACAAAAGATTATAACCTTCAAAATGGAATAAATCTTTCTACCATTCATAGTAGTAAGGGCCTCGAATTTGAAATGGTCCTATGTCCATATCTCTCGAATATTTCAAATAAGTCAAATAAAATTAAAGGACCTCTCTGGAAATCAAATTTTGATAGAAATATATACATTAATATTTCTAATAATTACACGAAGGTAAAAAAATTAAAATTAATAGAAGAAGAAGATTTATTTAAAGAAAGTGAGAGGTTAATTTACGTAGCACTTACAAGGAGCAAATATAAACTTATAGTTTTTAATGATTTAGAAGATACGAATAATATTTTAAATAATGATTTGCTTAATAATTTGGAAAATATCAGTATTTATAAGTCTACACTTGAAGTCAGTATAGAAAAGGATAAAATAAAAGAAATTTTTTCTAAGTTCCAAACCAACAGATTGAATAATAATCTTTGGAAAATCGATAACGCTAACAAAAAAATATCTAAAGAATTTAATTCTGATCAATTTTTTTCTTATTCAAGTTATTCTTCTTGGATACGTAAAGATAAAAGTATTGATGCAACCATTAATCAATATAAAGATTATGAAGATAATAATATATCAATTATCAAAGAGTCTAATCTTAGGAAATTAAAGAATTATCCTAATTATTTTTCATATCCAAATCCCTTAAGTGAATTCCCAAAAGGAACTATTGCTGGGACTTGCTTGCACAAAATAATAGAAAGATTTGAATTTAGAAACGATAATAATCAAGAATTAATTGATTTAATTATTGAGGAATTGAACTTTCATCAAATCGATACTTCTTTTGCTTTTAAAGTAAAAGATGCGATTTTAAGAATTATAAATATATCTTTAGGAAGTGAATTACAAAATAAGAAACTAGTTGATATTCCAAATGAACACATAATTAAGGAACTCAAATATGATTTAACTCTATCTTATGAAGGTAAAAATATTAATTCTAATGATATATCGAAATGCTTTTTTTTAGATCAAGAACATGAATTTGGTGAAGAATATGCAAACAAAATAAATGATCTTCAAATTAATAATAAAGGCTTTCATTCAGGATGTATTGATTGTATTTTCCCAGTAGGTAATAAATTAGAAGATAGTAAATGGTGGGTAATTGATTGGAAAAGTAATTTGATTTCTGGCAGTGATAATAGTGATTGTTTACCAAGAAACTATAACTACGAAAATATGAGAAATGTAATGATTAAACATCATTATCCATTGCAATCTCATCTTTATTTATTAGCTTTGCATAGATTATTAAAGTGGCGACTTAAAAATTATCAACCACATAAACATTTAGGAGGATATATTTATTTGTTTTTAAAGGGATTGCCAGATTTTGAATTATTTGAAAAATCTAAATCGAAAGATATATCTCCAGGTATTTTTATTGGCAAAGCACCTTTAAAGAGAATTAATTATTTAGATAACCTTTTTTAG
- a CDS encoding DEAD/DEAH box helicase, translating into MALKKNSNSLDSEQEKSHNEDTSLLELKDLENKKEIESQPREVSKGNDNDNGFIDFGFNQSILNSLRNKGYKNPTPIQKAAIPELMLGRDLLGQAQTGTGKTAAFALPLIEKLADNKELNAKVLVMTPTRELATQVAESFKSYSSESSNFKTVAIYGGTDYRNQISALKRKVDVVVGTPGRIMDHIRQGTFKIKDINCLVLDEADEMLNMGFLEDIEWIIDQLPENKQMVLFSATMPSEIRNIAKKYLNDPAEILIKSVKKETQLISQKFLYVQRHHKLDALKRILELNKEGVIIFVRTKLLTTSIAEALENSGHTVAVLNGDIPQNQRENTVDRLKKGFINILVATDVAARGLDVERIKLVVNYDFPFDKETYTHRIGRTGRAGRSGEAILFVNQREKHFLRNLENSTRTKIEEINIPSNKIINEKRMEKLIENVNESSLAKDENEENKALIIDVLDNLKEKYSMDESNIAMAAINLVIGNKSFFVNEDDSWIHKQNNTDRNRSNRNINNRMRNSNRRNNYQNDSFETYKFNFGKFDGVRVANIISSICNSTNINGRSIGKIQIFNDYSLVDLPRDLHRETKNKLKKIKVRN; encoded by the coding sequence ATGGCTTTAAAAAAAAATAGTAACTCTCTTGATAGTGAGCAAGAGAAATCTCATAATGAAGATACTTCCTTGCTTGAGTTAAAGGATTTGGAGAACAAAAAAGAAATTGAATCTCAACCAAGGGAAGTATCAAAAGGAAATGACAATGATAATGGATTCATCGATTTTGGGTTTAATCAATCTATCTTAAATTCGTTAAGAAATAAAGGATATAAAAATCCAACTCCCATCCAAAAAGCAGCAATTCCGGAACTAATGTTAGGCAGAGATTTACTAGGCCAAGCACAAACAGGAACAGGAAAGACTGCAGCTTTCGCATTACCATTAATAGAAAAACTAGCAGATAATAAAGAATTAAATGCCAAGGTTTTAGTTATGACTCCTACAAGAGAATTAGCAACTCAAGTGGCAGAATCTTTTAAAAGTTATAGTTCTGAATCTAGTAATTTTAAGACTGTTGCAATTTATGGAGGTACCGACTATCGAAATCAAATTTCTGCATTGAAAAGAAAAGTTGACGTGGTAGTGGGTACTCCAGGCCGAATAATGGATCACATAAGGCAGGGGACTTTTAAAATTAAAGATATAAATTGTCTTGTTTTAGATGAAGCAGATGAAATGTTAAACATGGGTTTTCTTGAAGATATTGAATGGATAATAGATCAACTTCCTGAGAATAAGCAGATGGTATTGTTTTCAGCAACAATGCCTAGTGAGATAAGAAACATAGCAAAAAAATATCTAAATGATCCTGCCGAAATATTAATCAAAAGTGTTAAAAAAGAAACTCAATTGATTTCGCAAAAATTTTTATATGTACAAAGGCATCATAAATTAGATGCTTTAAAAAGAATATTAGAACTTAATAAAGAGGGAGTAATTATTTTTGTGAGGACAAAACTACTTACTACTTCAATAGCTGAAGCTTTAGAGAATTCAGGTCATACTGTGGCAGTACTTAATGGAGATATACCTCAAAATCAAAGAGAAAATACTGTAGATAGATTAAAAAAAGGGTTTATTAATATCCTTGTTGCAACTGATGTCGCAGCAAGAGGATTAGATGTTGAGAGGATAAAACTTGTTGTTAATTACGATTTTCCTTTTGACAAGGAAACATATACTCATAGAATTGGAAGAACTGGAAGGGCAGGCAGATCAGGAGAAGCAATTTTATTTGTTAATCAAAGAGAAAAACATTTTCTAAGAAACTTAGAAAACTCAACAAGAACTAAGATTGAAGAAATCAATATACCAAGTAATAAAATAATAAATGAAAAAAGGATGGAGAAACTTATAGAGAATGTTAATGAGAGTTCTTTAGCAAAAGATGAAAATGAAGAAAATAAAGCTTTGATTATTGATGTACTGGATAATTTAAAAGAAAAATACTCTATGGATGAATCAAATATTGCAATGGCGGCTATTAATTTAGTAATAGGTAATAAATCATTTTTTGTTAATGAAGATGATTCTTGGATTCATAAACAAAATAATACTGATCGAAATAGATCAAATAGAAATATTAATAATCGTATGAGAAATTCAAATAGAAGAAATAATTATCAAAATGATTCTTTTGAAACCTACAAATTTAACTTTGGTAAATTTGATGGGGTTAGAGTTGCAAATATTATATCCTCAATCTGTAATTCAACTAATATAAATGGTAGATCCATAGGTAAAATACAGATTTTTAATGATTACAGTTTGGTAGATTTACCCAGAGATCTGCATAGAGAAACTAAAAATAAATTAAAAAAAATTAAAGTCAGAAACTAG
- a CDS encoding AAA family ATPase, with protein sequence MTKTTKDIEKFQYDHIFNLILVIFKFNEKKYGNFVKDAIRILLEFEKNGETIIDVDNSLIIFELLEDGWPNKHIDVLKNIGMIGSLHSPFVLVNRKLSLSIWSKKIERVINLFLKKIDADNLMNSMIYKDDNKIDQIKNIFKYSNLVFLQGGPGTGKTTLIIQLILEFLRIDNFLNIGLSAPTGKATARLKEALNNKKNISFNKFLDQIEFQTLHRWILNSQNKSLKLKFKLKELDIFIIDEMSMVNIDLIESVLNLLAKDCKIILVGDKNQLSPVNNCSIWNYLFEYVENISIKSCVVNLEKTYRNVGDIALISSLIFNNNFSLLNQKIKELEKDNNSKEITIKKSREKDIPKDLFFSITSYLKQLNHSTSKLSKKKYIFDENIDNLLLHEKDLVDKIFLDLQSHLFLCEKNSGIWSVEYLNEVVFGQKKPYDLKTLKEGVPIMCTKNNNELGLSNGDIGVLIGLKNKRKYLFRKFSENNEEIVTLINPSNLENVVPAIAITIHKSQGSESEKVSILWSQKYIRNQYPVKQKKDIENIFCRDNFERRLFYTAVTRAKKFLDIYYLN encoded by the coding sequence ATGACTAAAACTACTAAAGATATTGAAAAGTTCCAATATGATCATATATTTAATTTAATCTTAGTTATTTTCAAATTTAATGAAAAAAAATATGGAAATTTCGTAAAAGATGCAATAAGAATTTTATTAGAGTTTGAAAAAAATGGTGAAACTATTATTGATGTAGATAATAGTTTAATAATCTTTGAATTATTAGAAGATGGCTGGCCTAATAAACATATAGATGTTTTAAAAAACATAGGAATGATAGGTTCCCTTCATTCTCCATTCGTATTAGTAAATAGAAAATTATCCTTATCAATATGGTCAAAAAAGATAGAAAGAGTTATTAATTTATTTCTAAAAAAAATAGATGCCGATAATTTAATGAACTCGATGATTTATAAAGATGATAATAAAATTGATCAAATTAAAAATATATTTAAATATTCAAACTTGGTTTTCCTTCAAGGCGGGCCAGGTACGGGTAAAACCACTTTAATAATACAGTTAATACTAGAATTCCTTCGAATTGATAACTTTTTGAATATTGGGTTGTCTGCACCAACAGGTAAAGCTACAGCTCGTCTAAAAGAAGCTCTTAATAATAAAAAAAATATCTCCTTTAATAAATTTCTAGACCAAATAGAATTTCAAACTTTACACAGATGGATTTTAAATTCTCAAAATAAATCTCTTAAGTTGAAATTTAAACTAAAAGAGCTTGATATTTTCATAATTGATGAAATGTCAATGGTTAATATCGACTTAATTGAATCAGTTTTAAATTTACTAGCAAAGGACTGTAAAATTATTTTGGTTGGAGATAAAAATCAATTATCTCCAGTAAATAACTGCTCTATCTGGAATTATTTGTTTGAATATGTTGAAAATATTTCAATTAAATCTTGTGTAGTAAATTTAGAAAAAACTTATAGAAATGTAGGAGATATAGCATTAATTAGTAGTTTAATATTTAACAATAATTTTTCTTTACTTAATCAAAAGATAAAAGAATTAGAAAAAGATAATAATTCAAAAGAAATTACTATTAAAAAAAGTAGAGAAAAAGATATTCCAAAAGATCTATTTTTTTCGATTACAAGTTATCTAAAACAATTAAATCATTCAACTTCAAAATTAAGTAAAAAAAAATATATATTTGATGAGAATATTGATAATTTATTGCTTCATGAAAAAGATTTAGTAGATAAGATATTTCTGGATCTACAAAGTCACTTGTTTTTATGCGAAAAAAATTCGGGAATATGGAGTGTTGAATATTTGAATGAAGTTGTTTTTGGTCAAAAAAAACCCTATGACCTTAAAACTCTTAAAGAAGGTGTTCCGATCATGTGTACAAAAAATAACAATGAACTTGGATTGTCAAATGGGGATATCGGAGTACTTATAGGTTTAAAAAATAAAAGAAAATATCTTTTTAGAAAATTTAGTGAAAATAATGAAGAAATTGTCACATTAATTAATCCATCTAATTTAGAAAATGTTGTGCCAGCAATAGCCATTACTATTCATAAATCTCAAGGAAGTGAATCTGAGAAAGTAAGCATTTTATGGTCTCAAAAGTATATTAGAAATCAATATCCTGTAAAACAAAAAAAAGATATTGAAAATATCTTTTGCAGAGACAATTTTGAAAGAAGGTTATTTTATACTGCTGTTACAAGAGCGAAAAAATTTCTAGATATATATTATTTAAATTAA